ATCCGGACACCCAGAAGTGACGAAGCCACCAGTTTCTACACCGGAAATACGGAGTGGGATAAGAAGTGTAAGGGTTGTCTGGGTGAAGCGGTTAGAACCAGGGAGAAACCCCAAGAGTCTCCTGATCTCAGTTTAACAAAAGGACACACTTACTGTTTCACTCCGTTTACGTAGTACTCGCTGCGGTAAAATCCTCCCAGATCGTCGGAGAGTTCCCCTCTGAACTCGGTGTGGAGTTTGTACCTCTCTCCGCTGTTTAATTTGTCGCTCAGGTGAAAAACGAGGTACTGGGTTTTGCTGATGGTTCGTGTGGACGTGATGGACGGAGCGGGAGAGCCGTTGAGCGTGCTCAGTGTGGCGTCAGCGCTCAGGTTCAGCTTGTTGGCGTGAATCAGGATCAGATCCGTCTCCTTCACACACTCGAACTCCACGCTGGAGTGTCCCGTGAACACGTAGAGACCTTCAGCGTTCGGTTTGAGACGCGGCCATAACGTGATGCTGTAAGAAAGAGGACGCGGATGTCCCGGGAGACGGCGGCTGTCCGGCGCTGCGGTCTGAGAGCTTGTTTGGTCTTGTTTGGTTGAAAGAAACTGGAAAGTCCAGAGACCGACGAGGATGCTCACGGACACGACGGACACGACGGTGCAGATGATGCACATGGTACTGAAGTGACATTTCACCATTTTACGACGATTCTCCCCTCACGCTCGACTGAACACGGTGTGGGCTGGAGGTTTCACTCGTCTGCTGGCGTTCGTCAGCGTCTGTGGGAACGAGCTGCTGATATCTCACAGAGCAGACATGATTTATTACACGTCACTGTGTGTTCGCACGGCTGGAACTCCGAGCTCGGCCCGAGCGTGAGAACACGAGCAGACACGTCAGTGTGTTGAGTGTTAGGTGTGAGAAACACTGGGGTAGTTTCCCTCATACTGTTACAGACCTGATGTTTACAGACGCGATGTTTACAGACGCGATGTTTACAGACGCGATGTTTACAGACCTGATGTTTACAGACGCGATGTTTACAGACCTGATGTTTACAGACGCGATGTTTACAGACCTGATGTTTACAGACGCGATGTTTACAGACCTGATGTTTACAGACGCGATGTTTACAGACCTGATGTTTACAGACGCGATGTTTACACTCACAGCAGAGACGAGCGTACGATTAATGTGCTCTGTATTTGTCGTCATTCAGTTTCTTGAGGAAAACGCAGACAATCGTAAGAGCCCACGTTTTAATTCATTTCTACGTGGGTAGAGTTATGGATGTgacatcagacacacacacacacacacacacacacacacacacacacacgtatgggAGACTGAACACTTCTACAAACTATAAGGACCAGTGCAGAAAGAGTCACATGTCCAACATCATAGAGACAGATGAAGTGTAAAAGTGCAGATTTGAAGGATTACATCCATCCACTTTGTGTAGCGCTTGTGCTACAgagtcgcggggaacctggagcctctcccagggagcatggggtacaaggcggggtacaaggcgaggtacaaggcggggtacaagGTGAGGTACAAGGCGAGGtacaatccatcgcaggggaCACTCACAACCATTCACACGCTAtgaacactttggacacgcccaTCAGACCACATGCACACtgtggactggggaggaaaccggcgtaCCCGGAGGAGTGCcgaaattaaatataaatatataaaatacatttctaaaacATACATTTCTGCATGTAAACCCTGTGATTACggcaaataaatacacaaatagttttgaaaagaaaaaaatactcttttattttattccacagCGTTACAGAATGGAAGATTTAAATGCGTCGGTCATCAACACCACGAACCGATCACACCTCAAATACAAAACCTTCAGTGATAACGATGACCACCGGCTAAAAGAGACTCCTGGGAAATATCAGCAtgtggcaaataaataaatcagtctgCCTCATttacccgtgtgtgtgtgtgtgtgtgtgtgtgtgtgtgtattatttaatCGCTGCCTCCAGCCACTTCTGCACCTCCTCCTTGTTCTGTTCGAGCCACTTGATGTTGGCCTTCGTCCTCTCGATGGACTGCTCGATCGCCATGGAACCAGAACCGAAGCCAATGTGTTCATTATCTTTTCTGAACTGCTCCAACTACAACATCAAacagaccagagagagagagagagagagagagagaatagagagagagagagagagagagagagagagagagagagagagagagagagagagagagagagagagaacagagagagggaatagagagagggaacagagagagggaatagagagagagaacagagagagggaatagagagagggaatagagagagagaatagagagagggaatagagagggaatagagagagggaatagagagagggaatagagagagggaatagagagagggaatagagagagagaatagagagggaatagagagagagaatagagagagggaatagagagggaacagagagagggaatagagagagggaatagagagagggaatagagagagagaatagagagagggaatagagagagggaatagagagagggaatagagagagggatggtgagggagcgagtgtttatagctgctataaagtaagcgagaacaggaacttaaatgtaattaaataaataatctgtgaTAGTTGCAACTTCGGGGTGGAACAGTAAacaatgtttatttacattatttattgtgtgtgtgtgtgtgtgtgtgtacctgtttgAGTTCAAACTCGGTAGAGAAGCGCTTGGTGACACCGTTGATTAAATTAGCGAAGGAGAACGATCCCCCGCCGTACCTGCGTGAGAACACACATCAGTACAGTCCAGGTGTTTGTGTATTACTGTGCCGGAGTTACTGTGAGTATTTAGTCCCACAGCAGCGTGATGGTGTGCACGTGACACTCACTCTCTGTAGATGTACTCCCAGTTCGCTCTAATGAAGTCCCAGGCTAGCGGCTGACCCACCACGTTATTCGCCACGTAGATGATCGTAGACGTCGCGTCCTGTTTACGGATCTTCGACGGATCCAACGTGTATTTCAGATACCTGCATCAGACGAAAACGTAAATGTCACAGATATGCAGAGACAGATTTACAGCGCTGTATATGTAAGTTCTGAGTTTGGTGGAAACTCGGAGTGACGCCCGGTGGTGGTAGCGTCACACTGCGCCCTGTCCTCGGGTTGTTTTTCTGAATAATCCCCTCTTTACCCGCTCTCTGACTTGATGTGGACGGTCTCGTGTCGATACACGTGTCgtattctttacatttttaaagaacagaTTTAATGTCGTTCTCGGGAAAGTTTCGAATATCGCTGTGTCATGGTTTTTGTTACCGGTTGAGGATCCAGGGTGTGGTACTACACGCCATGGCAGCTCTCAGTTTATCGGCCTCGATGGCGATGGTGGCGTTGTTAAACCTGGACCAGGCGAAGTCCCACTCTCTGGCGCCCCCTGTAGCGATGGCCCGGCAGTACACCGTCGACCTCAGGTTAGGGTGAATCCTGAAGGAGAGCGCGGGAGGAAATTAGTCACATAAACTTTTACATGACAGTCAGAGATATGAAGTGTAATGTTATATTAAACCCGAATCTGATACGTACAGTATTAGTGGGAAActcagagaaaaaaacattttagattcatcataaaaatatttcactCATTTCTCGGTTGTGTATAACGAGCACGAGCGTGAACCCGAGTTTGATCCGTTCTGTTAATACTCTTCATTAGTGCTTGCTtgtttccctgtgtgtgtgtgtgtgtgtctacccATGTGTGTCAGAGATATACAAAACAAAGATGTAAAAAtgatctaataataataataataataataataataatgatgatgatgagactaACGGGTTGAGCTTTGAGTCATTCATCCACTTGTCAAACCAATTCTTAACAAGAGTGTTGCATTCCTCCACGCCGGAGCTGCAGGCCACGCGCAGAGCGTTCACCTCATTatacctgcaacacacacacacacacacacacacacacacacacacaattcaacaCAACTAACACGCACCTGAAATGAAACGATAACTAAACAAATTGTAaacaaagttttatttaattgtaaacaacatttatttaaatgatatgCAAAACATGcaagtaattattttaattaaatgtacaGATTTGGTGCTTGATTTagaaatcaataaatacaaaaaaaacctgaagaACGTACCCCAAAACAGACTGAAAGTATGACGTATTTTGACACTTTTTTAACACTTGAAAGTAAATAATTGTAGAATAATTCTATCACAGTGAAGTCCACAGGAGACTTACTGGTCCGTGTGACCATCAGGAACCTTCATGAAGTTGTCAGTCAGGGTTTTAAAGTACAGGAAGAGTGGCTCCACCTGTTTCCTTGTGTAAGCCTGAAGGACACAGAGGTCACAAAAAATAAGTACGATTTCTACTGGGTGAAACCGATCAGTTGGATTTGAAGTGATTTGAATGAAAAACTCCGCCCCTCACCATAACTCCACCCCCATCTCAGCTTTTGTACATCAAAAGTTAGAAACCTCGCAAAGCTGTTCCTAGAGTCCGATACGTTTGGTCTGGTAAAGGGTGTCTAAGATCCACCCACTTATACAGGAAGCAGATGTTTGACTGACATCTCGAACAACCAACTACAAACTTCAGACTTCCTCAGAACTCATCAGTAAACGATGGAAATATCACATGAATTAGTCTCGCCTCTCAGGTTCTTTAGACAAAACAAATAACTTTCCGGATCCTGAAGCTTGTGACCTGAGATGGGCTGGGGGCGGAGcctgttagtgtgtgttgtaccACAGCACGGTTGAGTTCTGGACTCGGATTGGTCAGGAGGCggtgattaattctctagaacagcggctctgacagtagcgcaggtttatattaacgcgctcgttctgatatgttatggtttctatagtaacggctcgtttaCACAAATGGAAGTTCTCTGTAAGGAGATTGTAAGTTTATGTAgcgtgtgtggaaggagtctccagtgtcagcgctgtgtaacactCAGAGGTAGAACTGGAACTTTCaattttcccacatcttcacgACAGAGGAGTttgaatgacacacacacacacacacacacacacatatatatatccCTATCTATCACACCACCACATCAccctgtattttattataactgcacacacacacacacacacacacacacacacacacacacgaggtaTGTATTTTCTACAGCGTGTGTAATCTGACCTGCAGAGAGCCGTAAATCTCCGTACGATCAAACATGAGGTAGAAATAGTCCAGGTTGTCCAGTGCGGATTCCCAGGGCATGTACGCTCTCTCCGATGATAAATACAGTGTAGTGTTCAGAGCCAGCGTGGTCGGAATAATTCTCGCCCTGTTAACGACAgacaaatatgcaaatgactTCCTTCTGGACCAATACCAGAGCAGGAGCAtgggttctgattggctgattgatgGCAACGGGGATGATTACGAATAACACAGGAGTGCACTAATCACTTAAACTGTGTATAAAGTGGCTACAACATGGatgtgattcatttttaaatgatgaccTTTTTTCTGCAGCTTTAAAAACACTCACCTTGCAAGATTAAAAGCATCGTCTATAATCTGGGCTCGGTTAATCATGGGAATGCTCTGGGGGGAAATAAAGGAGAACGATTCAGTAAGTAACAGCGAGATTGTTATTTCAGTCTTTTTAATTCCAGAGATATTTTGCTTTAAGAAAGAACAGCAGAGAGCAAATAATAATCCTGTTAAGCTGAAGACTTTCTCCCATAAACACCAACATAATCCTTTAAACTCCATTACATACCAATAAAACCCCACCGTTCCTCACCCAGGAACCACCGTTCCTCACCCAGGAACCACCGTTCTTCACCCAGGAACCACCGTTCTTCAGGAACCACCGTTCCTCACCCAGGAACCACCGTTCTTCACCCAGGAACCACCGTTCCTCACCCAGGAACCACCGTTCCTCACCCAGGAACCACCGTTCTTCACCCAGGAACCACCGTTCTTCAGGAACCACCGTTCCTCACCCAGGAACCACCGTTCTTCACCCAGGAACCACCGTTCCTCACCCAGGAACCACCGTTCCTCACCCAGGAACCACCGTTCTTCAGGAACCACCGTTCTTCACCCAGGAACCACCGTTCCTCACCAAACACCACAATTCCCCATCAAAACGCCCTGACACTCCGTCCCGTACACACCGTTTACCACCAACACACTCCACCAACACACTCCACCAACACACTCCACCAAACACACTCCACCAACACACTCCACCAACACACTCCACCAACACACTCCACCAAACACACCCCACCAACACACTCCACCAACACACTCCACCAACACACTCCACCAACACACTCCACCAACACACTCCACCAACACACTCCACCAACACACTCCACCAAACACACCCCACCAAACACACTCCACCAACACACTCCACCAACACACTCCACCAAACACACTCCACCAACACACTCCACCAACACACTCCACCAACACACTCCACCAACACACTCCACCAAACACACCCCACCAAACACACCCCACCAACACACTCCACCAACACACTCCACCAACACACTCCACCAACACACTCCACCAAACACACTCCACCAACACACTCCACCAACACACTCCACCAACACACTCCACCAACACACTCCACCAACACACTCCACCAAACACACCCCACCAAACACACTCCACCAACACACTCCACCAACACACTCCACCAAACACACCCCACCAAACACACCCCACCAACACACTCCACCAACACACTCCACCAACACACTCCACCAACACACTCCACCAAACACACCCCACCAAACACACTCCACCAACACACTCCACCAACACACTCCACCAACACACTCCACCAACACACTCCACCAAACACACTCCACCAACACACTCCACCAACACACTCCACCAACACACTCCACCAACACACTCCACCAAACTCCACCAACACACTCCACCAACACACTCCACCAAACTCCGAGATTCCTCAACACACACCACCATTTCCCCAACAATCACCAAAattaaccatcacacacacacacacacacacacacacacacacacacacacacacacacacactctctctctccaacaccaacaatcaccaaaattaaccatcacacacacacacacacacacacacacacacacacacacacacacacacacactctccaacaTCAACAAACACCAAAattaaccatcacacacacacacacacacacacacacacacacacacacactctccaacaTCAACAAACACCAAAattaaccatcacacacaccaacgctCTCAAACATCATCAAACACTACCAAAAAACACCTAAAAAACCTGCAACATCTATAAACTATCAAATGACAACAGTATCATCCTAACACGGGCATCACCAAACTCCACAATTCCCAATTACcaatcacacaccaacatcttccatcaaacaataaataaacaaacacctgtatttaccaacaaacatcaataTGATCGATATGCTCCGTCAGCATACTCCAGTAAACACCAAAGTTCTCATTAAACTGGTAATAATGGTGGAGAACATTCTAGAATTCACACACAGTGTTGAGAGGAAGTTGGGTGTGTTCGTGACTCCTGATTCGGACTGTTATGATGTTGGTACCTCATGAGCAGTCTGCAGTAAATGCAGCAGTTTATTCCAGTTCTCCATGTCGTAGTTCACGCGGTAGTACCCAGACACGTTGAGGTTGGccaccagccaatcagaacccaCCATTTTCATCTCAGTGTTTTGAGCTATAAAGAGAATATTGTGCAAGTTCAAATCATTTAAATCTTCATGAAGGTGTTGCATTCGACTGCAAATCTACAGAACACCACATGTCCTACAGGCTGTGCACGTCCAGATGTCCTGATTAACCTGGAACTGCACAGCTAAATGATCGTATGCCAAGATACTCATTTTACACCAACGTGGGACACagaataacacaaacacacgctgCGTATCTTCACCGAGCCACGGCGTCGCCTCAGCTGTAGGGTTACAGCCGGCAGACTGCTACTGACCAAATGAGTTTAATAACGAAGACTCGAGAGCAAGTCTTCATGAGAATAGTGAATGGGAGAGTTTGCTGGGATTGCTTGAAAGGGAATGGGGCAGAAGAGAGGCTTATTTTGttcaacattaaacattaaattagACATGAAACACTTAATACCTCgatcaaaacaaaaagaaacgtCAAGTCACCTCCTGATAAATGCCAGATTTGCCAAAATAGATTAGAGTGAACATTGCTCTCTGTGACGCGAGGAGCACGCAGCGGAGACACGCCCGCTCTGAGGTCACGACTCAACGTaggaatatttattatatatatataaaaacacgaCACACGGAAATTCTCACTAGCAGAACCCAACATGAATACTTTCGAATACAAAAGAGATCGGTTTAAAGTTCTGCAAACACGTACTGTATGCAAATCGAGTTAAAAACCACGCCTCCACATTAGTGTTAAAAACCACGCCTCCACATTAGTGTTAAAAACCACGCCTCCACATTAGTGTTAAAAACCACGCCTCCACATTAGTATTAAAAACCACGCCTCCACATTAGTGTTAAAAACCACGCCTCCACATTAGTATTAAAAACCACGCCTCCACATTAGTATTAAAAACCACGCCTCCATATTAGTGTTAAAAACCACGCCTGCACATTAGTGTTAAAAACCACGCCTCCACATTAGTGTTAAAAACCACGCCTCCACATCAGTATGCGTTATACTAATACACTACTTTATACGACTGTATTCATTTCAACTTTACCTGACTGTTTTAAACACGTGAAGGACGTGGAACGAGGAACCCCTGAATCTTTTTACAGCGTATTACGCAGGATATTTTTACCCTCACTCTGGCTCTGCTGCTTACCGGTTTTGGTCTCCATCCAGTAGATGTTCTGCTTCGCTCCACCTTTCATCCACTGAATAGGAACAATCCACTCGTACctaaaagataaataacaatCGCATATCCGGTATAGAAACCCAGAGTTAAGTCACACATCTGGGtgaatttagtattttattttattttaatgaaatatttatttaatattgatAGAATCTGGCCTACGCGAATAGAGACGGTTCCACGACGGAGTCCGGATCCAGGAGGAAGTGCTTCTGAGTTAGCGTTCCGTTCACCGTGTTAATCGTCACCACTGGGAAACCCATCTGAAGAACCCAGCGGTCCATGATCTCACTAATCTTCCCTGGGAGCTTTGTTCCAGTGCGGTCTACAGCCTGGAAGAGATTAAAAACCACACAGTGAGACCTTCATTACAAAATGCTCCAAAATAAGCTTCCTGGCTGCTCCTCTGGTGAGACCCTTACGTGTTCTGTTCCCTTAAACAACACTTTTTCCTACAAGTGTATTCATTTCACAGCACCATGCttttgaattctggattctgattggtcaaaggGTACTGAGTCGTTTtctataactttttttttttatgtcatccTGCAACCATTAAAATTAGTCCTGCGGGGTGGAATAACTCACCTTCTGGAGATGATCCCAAAGGTCTGTGTACACCGTGTTTTCAAACTGGAAGTGATTGAGGTAGCtctgtgaagaagaagaaattgaaaaaaaatgattgGGTATTCGTCATAAACACTTCCAGCTTTCCTTGCCTACTCATTTGGCTCCGCCCCTAAACATTGTTCGCTACTGAGTGTAGCGTGTTGTATTGTAACTCGTAGCTGTACGTGTTATACTGCGGGTCTCTGTGGAGCGtctgctgtacaagtccctgtgaagtacTGTTAGCTAAGATAACACGTGCCAGCAGAAATTAGAATAATTATAAAGTCAACCTTTAAGGATTCTATTTTGCTTGTGTTTACTATGAAGCCtaattttatctttaaaaaaaaagaaagaaaagaaaagctggaACCTACACTGAGGCCTTCCACAAAAACCGTTTCCGTCAGGAAGTCCGAGAGCATCCTCAACACCGACGCACCCTAGAGGCAGGAAtcatgtatacacacacgcgcgcacgcacacacacacacacacacacacacacacacacacacattatgtatTGAGTACATTATAGGAACATGGTCACATGATTGCAAATGAGGGAAAAAACAGACTGGGGGCTGGGGTTAGACTGAGGGGGTGGGGCTAGACTGAGGGGGTGGGGCTAAGGTCAGGTTGAAGAGTGGAGGTGGGGGTTGGTGTCGAGTGTTACCTTGCTGTAGGAGATGGCGTCGAACACCTCGCTGATCTGCTCTGGTCTCAGGACTTGGTCTTCTTTAGAGGACAGCGGGTGGGACGAGGCCAGAGCATCCACGGCGAAAACTCTGTGGATGTCGTTCAGTACGATCAGGTCTTTCTGACGAGGGGAAAAGACGAggtcataaaaatgtaaaatagagAGCGCCATGAAGTGTTCCTCTGCGTGTTCTACgttatcagccaatcagagcacagtaCTGGgctgataaaataataacaggTCCTGGTATTGGATACAGACTCCTGGTCCTGATTTGGATCCGTTTTAATTGATTAcctcatttatttatgaattatcATGAATGACTTACAACATTCCAGTCAGGTTCAGCATCGTCGGCTCCGAGATATTCAACGTAGGAGGCGAAACCTTCGTTCAGCCAGAGATCGTTCCACCATTTGATAGTTACAAGGTTCCCAAACCACTGAGAGGCGAGACAAAGAAAACGAGAAACAGcagattttattatatatatgtgtgtgtgtgtgtgtgtgtgtgtatttaaaaaataaaagtctttttttaaagacttttagGACTCTGTTTGCATCTGCACTGTTTCTGTAGTCCGTCATTAAGAGGAACGAAATCTATTTTAGTGATTTTAAgctcatttaataaaaaatgtattgctATGAAGTGTACAGTAAACAGGAAGAGCGGTTGAAAGTAGAGAAACGTTTCAGACAGCACAGCGGGTACCATGTGTGCGAGTTCGTGAGAGATGATGGTGGCGACTCGCTCTTTATTCCCGTTAGAGGACACGTCACTGTCGTAGAGCAGAGCGGTTTCTCTGTACGTGATCAAACCCCAATTCTCCATCGCACCGGCGTTAAAGTCCGGCAGAGCCACCTGATCTGCACAAATCATTTCAACCTcatcatttatttcattctgGGGATTTACagaccaaaaataaacaaataaataaaaagccagcGCAGGGTATGGGAAGATTAACATCACGtgacattttattgtttactaATGGAGATGTTCATCATGTTGTTGCGTGACTGGGATGCGAATACACTTCTGAGCAGTATATAAATGAGAAATTGGAGATTCATTGCCAACTCTAAACATAAAACTAGTAAAGAAGAGTAATGATAACTATCTACGTTGCGTAAACTGCTCCGTCGTAGCAGAGGATGGGGAACGAATCGGGATTCTCACCTGATTTGGACAGCGGGTAAGAAGCGTTATAATATTTTTCAAAGAACTTCAGGATCTTGCCCGTGATGTTCAGTGCGTATTCCCCGTGACCCGCGTCGATGGCCTCCGCACGGGCAAAAATACGAATCTGCGCCAcaacaaagagaaacagaatTCCTGCTGATTCACGTCGACGCAACCGTAATACGTGAAACAAACCAAACTACGGTTCAGAAAAACTCAATTACCAAAACGTCGTCTTCCATTTTCCCAATCGCTTTAAAATCACTGACGATGAACGCCAGCAGGTATGTTGACATTCTCCTGGTAGGTTCAAACCGTGTTTTATTGAGGATCTCATCACCTTCCTTAATTTCAACCGACtctgaaaaggagaaaaaaacatgaatgagTGAACAATTACTTTCACttctactatatacacatatacatccTGACCACGGGAGAGATTTGGACAAACtccaacaatatatatatatacacatatatataataaaatcagtAATGAGAAAAGGTACTCATGTTAACCCTGCCCCAAACCATAACCTTATAGTTTGTTAAGTTGTAAAATGTCTAACCGTCATACCGATTTCCTGGCCGTTGGACAGCGCGACGGTTCCTCGCTCGTGCAGCAGAGTGATATTAAAAGAAGCTTTCATTGCAGGTTCATCGAAACAAGGGAACGCTTTCCGCGCATCTGTGGGCTGCATCTGTGTCGTAGCCACCACGCTAAAAACAAACGAGAACTCATCGTTACCTCGAAATACAGAAAACAACAAAACGTCTAAAACTCGCAGGGACTGCACTAACTGCACCGCACCCGCAACGATCTTTAGAGTAagtgaaaaatatcaaatgtttttaaaatacctTTAATGGACCAAGTATGCAttaaaaaggcttaaaattCTTCTTCACTACTGCTTTTCCCGCCCAAAGTTAGAAATAATAAAACCGTTACAGACGCGCGGAAGGAGAAGACTGAATCAGCAGTAACGCAAAACTTTAAAACACTATCCaactaaaaaacaaaccatGTGACTGGACACACGGCACGAAGCGAGCATTTTATGTGGGAGAATCATCCAGACGAAACAGTCTTCTCACACCTCCTGAACTTTATACGTTTTTAAACgtctaaaaggaaaaaaaaacttactgtTTCACTCCGTTTACGTAGTACTCGCTGCGGTAAAATCCTCCCAGATCGTCGGAGAGTTCCCCTCTGAACTCGGTGTGGAGTTTGTACCTCTCTCCGCTGTTTAATTTGTCGCTCAGGTGAAAAACGAGGTACTGGGTTTTGCTGATGGTTCGTGTGGACGTGATGGACGGAGCGGGAGAGCCGTTGAGCGTGCTCAGTGTGGCGTCAGCGCTCAGGTTCAGCTTGTTGGCGTGAATCAGGATCAGATCCGTCTCCTTCACACACTCGAACTCCACGCTGGAGTGTCCCGTGAACACGTAGAGACCTTCAGCGTTCGGTTTGAGACGCGGCCATAACGTGACATCGTAAGAAACCGGGATAAGAGTATCAGGGAGACGAAATTTGTCCCATGGTTCGTTGGATGCTGATGTGGTTGGAgggattgttgttgttgtagttgtagctTCAGTGGGTTTCACCTCGACTTCTTTGTTTCTGGATTTTTCTTGAGAGTAAACGACAGAGAGCGCGATGATGGTGGCCACAGCTCCAGCACCCAACACGATCCCGACGATCCCGACCGTTTTGCTAATAAAGAACCCTTTACCCATGATGACCAGGTGTGCTGGAAACTGACAGTGGGAGCGAGTGGAGTGAATATCTGCACTCCCTCTTATTCAGATGTTCCTCCTCCCATCAGATTTAATAAATTAACTATTAACACACAGTAACCACTAATGCCGCAGGTTCAGAGGGCATCTGGCACCAGACCCATAGGGACAAGGGGGAAGTCACACTCTGAAGAGTTAAAATGAATTTGATGAGTCGGCTGAATAAGACAGCCACTCGAACTgagggaagaagagaaaaaaactcTTTCCTTCAGGCTTACTTGAAATTGTATAATACTAGGTGAGGGTGAGGTTGACATTAAATACTTCAAATGACCCACGTCTGTTACCCGTCTCTGGCTTTGACaggtttcagttcagttcagtgttattAGTGCGGCGTGTTTAACGGTGGACATCGTCCCAGAGCAGCgctacagaaatatata
The window above is part of the Ictalurus punctatus breed USDA103 chromosome 8, Coco_2.0, whole genome shotgun sequence genome. Proteins encoded here:
- the anpepb.1 gene encoding alanyl (membrane) aminopeptidase b, tandem duplicate 1; the encoded protein is MGKGFFISKTVGIVGIVLGAGAVATIIALSVVYSQEKSRNKEVEVKPTEATTTTTTIPPTTSASNEPWDKFRLPDTLIPVSYDVTLWPRLKPNAEGLYVFTGHSSVEFECVKETDLILIHANKLNLSADATLSTLNGSPAPSITSTRTISKTQYLVFHLSDKLNSGERYKLHTEFRGELSDDLGGFYRSEYYVNGVKHVVATTQMQPTDARKAFPCFDEPAMKASFNITLLHERGTVALSNGQEIESVEIKEGDEILNKTRFEPTRRMSTYLLAFIVSDFKAIGKMEDDVLIRIFARAEAIDAGHGEYALNITGKILKFFEKYYNASYPLSKSDQVALPDFNAGAMENWGLITYRETALLYDSDVSSNGNKERVATIISHELAHMWFGNLVTIKWWNDLWLNEGFASYVEYLGADDAEPDWNVKDLIVLNDIHRVFAVDALASSHPLSSKEDQVLRPEQISEVFDAISYSKGASVLRMLSDFLTETVFVEGLSSYLNHFQFENTVYTDLWDHLQKAVDRTGTKLPGKISEIMDRWVLQMGFPVVTINTVNGTLTQKHFLLDPDSVVEPSLFAYEWIVPIQWMKGGAKQNIYWMETKTAQNTEMKMVGSDWLVANLNVSGYYRVNYDMENWNKLLHLLQTAHESIPMINRAQIIDDAFNLARARIIPTTLALNTTLYLSSERAYMPWESALDNLDYFYLMFDRTEIYGSLQAYTRKQVEPLFLYFKTLTDNFMKVPDGHTDQYNEVNALRVACSSGVEECNTLVKNWFDKWMNDSKLNPIHPNLRSTVYCRAIATGGAREWDFAWSRFNNATIAIEADKLRAAMACSTTPWILNRYLKYTLDPSKIRKQDATSTIIYVANNVVGQPLAWDFIRANWEYIYREYGGGSFSFANLINGVTKRFSTEFELKQLEQFRKDNEHIGFGSGSMAIEQSIERTKANIKWLEQNKEEVQKWLEAAIK